The following proteins are co-located in the Myroides profundi genome:
- a CDS encoding pentapeptide repeat-containing protein produces the protein MTPEFIYDKQYSNTAFNYNDISFKEFENCKFENCDLSACSFLATLFIDCDFINCNFKDAEVNYVGLRNVNFTACNFTRVNFAMIDQTIFEFTFTDCNLELTQFYGLKLKKQLFSNCSLISADFSDTDLSMALFDNCNLHRAVFHKANAEKADFYTSYNYDIDPQFTKIKKAIFSMDGLAGLLTKHQLVLK, from the coding sequence ATGACTCCTGAATTTATATACGACAAACAATACAGTAACACTGCATTTAACTATAACGATATCTCATTTAAAGAATTTGAGAATTGTAAGTTTGAAAACTGTGATCTGAGCGCTTGTTCATTCTTAGCTACTCTTTTTATAGACTGTGATTTTATCAACTGCAATTTTAAAGATGCAGAGGTGAACTATGTAGGACTTCGCAATGTCAACTTTACAGCTTGTAACTTTACACGTGTAAACTTCGCCATGATAGACCAGACTATATTCGAATTTACCTTTACAGACTGTAATTTAGAATTAACTCAGTTCTATGGTTTAAAACTTAAAAAGCAACTGTTTTCTAATTGTAGTCTAATCAGTGCTGACTTTTCAGACACAGATTTGAGTATGGCACTGTTTGACAACTGTAATTTACACCGTGCAGTATTTCATAAAGCCAATGCAGAGAAAGCGGACTTCTATACGAGTTATAACTATGATATAGACCCGCAGTTCACTAAGATTAAAAAAGCGATATTCTCTATGGATGGATTAGCTGGTTTACTAACAAAGCATCAATTAGTCTTAAAGTAA
- a CDS encoding glutathionylspermidine synthase family protein → MRIKYLTADTNWQKRLEDNGFGFHTDENNVPYWIEHYYYSIEPAFADEIYNATTELWQMCLEAVDHVITHNLFDQFQIPIFFHDHIKQSWENDAPSIYGRFDFVFDEKKQQLKVLEFNADTPTSLYETGVTQWQWMQHYFGERKDQFNSVHDQLIASWRDLKPYLKGDTLHFSCMRETLEDLTNIEYLRDTAIQAGINTKLIFIDDIGWNGVNFTDLEEETITDIFKLYPWEWLVYEPFALHIPNDEAQANWIEPSWKMILSNKAIMAVLWKLYPNHPLLLETYFDTPNGMRDYVKKPLLSREGANVTLYQHGAIVEATPGDYGEEGYICQELAHLHQESTGYSIIGSWIIGQESCGITFRESNNRITTDKSRFIPHIIEES, encoded by the coding sequence ATGAGAATAAAATACCTAACAGCTGATACAAATTGGCAAAAGAGATTAGAAGACAACGGTTTTGGATTTCACACGGATGAGAATAATGTCCCTTATTGGATAGAGCACTACTATTACAGTATAGAGCCAGCATTCGCTGACGAGATATACAATGCCACTACTGAGCTATGGCAGATGTGCCTAGAGGCAGTAGACCACGTGATCACGCATAATCTATTTGATCAATTTCAGATTCCGATCTTCTTTCACGATCATATAAAACAGTCATGGGAGAATGATGCACCAAGTATCTACGGTCGTTTTGACTTTGTCTTCGATGAGAAAAAACAACAACTGAAAGTATTAGAGTTTAATGCGGATACTCCTACTTCTCTGTATGAAACAGGAGTGACGCAATGGCAATGGATGCAACATTACTTCGGTGAACGCAAAGACCAGTTTAACTCTGTACACGATCAATTAATCGCTTCATGGCGTGATCTAAAGCCTTATCTAAAAGGGGACACACTACACTTCAGTTGTATGCGTGAGACTTTAGAGGACCTAACGAATATAGAATACCTAAGAGACACCGCTATACAAGCAGGTATCAACACGAAGCTAATCTTCATAGATGATATCGGATGGAATGGGGTGAACTTTACAGACCTAGAAGAAGAGACGATAACAGATATATTTAAGCTATATCCATGGGAATGGTTGGTATATGAGCCATTTGCGTTACATATACCGAATGACGAAGCACAGGCGAACTGGATAGAACCGTCATGGAAGATGATCTTATCTAATAAGGCTATCATGGCTGTACTGTGGAAGCTGTATCCTAACCATCCATTGCTACTAGAGACCTACTTCGATACACCTAACGGGATGCGTGACTATGTAAAGAAACCTTTACTCTCAAGAGAAGGTGCTAATGTAACGCTATACCAGCATGGAGCTATCGTAGAAGCTACTCCTGGAGATTATGGAGAGGAAGGCTATATCTGTCAAGAGTTAGCTCACTTACACCAAGAGTCAACAGGATATTCTATTATCGGAAGCTGGATCATAGGTCAAGAATCATGTGGTATTACATTCCGAGAAAGTAATAATCGAATCACAACAGACAAAAGCAGATTTATACCTCATATCATAGAAGAATCATAA